A window of the Saccharomyces eubayanus strain FM1318 chromosome II, whole genome shotgun sequence genome harbors these coding sequences:
- the TFB1 gene encoding TFIIH/NER complex subunit TFB1 → MSHSGAAIFKKVSGIIAINEDVSPAELTWRSTDGDKIHTVPLSTIDKLQATPTSSEKMMLRLIGKVDESKKQKDNEGNEVLPKPQSHMFSFNNRTVMDNIKMTLQQIISRYKDTDIYEEKRRREESAQNTETPMSPSPAETDTPTPHLDTPHLNNGAPLINTAKLDDSLSKDKLLINLKLQQSLLKGNKLLMKVFQETVINAGLPPLEFWSTRIPLLRAFALSTSQKVGPYNVLSTIKPVASSENKVNVNLSREKILNIFENYPIVKKAYTDNVPKNFKEPEFWARFFSSKLFRKLRGEKIMQNDRGDVIIDRYLTLDQEFDRKDDDMLLHPVKKIIDLDGNIQDDPVVRGNRPDFTMQPGVDINGNSDGTVDILKGMNRLSEKMIMALKNEYSRTNLQSKSNNANDDEDEDRDERNELKIDDLNESYKTNYAIIHLKRNAHEKTTDKDTDDVAPKKKADLNVSNQQMLQQLSLVMDNLINKLDLTQVVPNKEVSNGINKRVITAIKINAKQAKHNNVDSALGAFVGTTSQANESEVKSDLPVDLLESCRMLHTTCCEFLKHFYIHFQSGEQKQAATVKKLYNHLKDCIEKLNELFQDVLNGDGEPMSNTCTAYLKPILNSITLATDKYDECYDEYNSSNGAT, encoded by the coding sequence ATGTCACATTCCGGTGCTGCCATTTTCAAGAAGGTTTCAGGGATAATCGCTATTAATGAAGACGTGTCTCCTGCAGAATTGACGTGGAGGTCTACAGATGGTGACAAGATCCATACAGTTCCATTGTCCACCATCGACAAACTGCAAGCTACTCCAACTTCAAGTGAAAAGATGATGTTGAGGCTGATTGGTAAAGTGGACGAAtcaaaaaagcaaaaagatAACGAAGGGAACGAAGTCTTGCCGAAACCGCAATCTCATATGTTTTCGTTCAACAATAGAACGGTCATGGATAATATTAAGATGACTTTACAGCAGATCATTTCCCGTTATAAGGATACAGACATATAtgaagagaagagaagaagagagGAATCTGCGCAAAACACAGAGACACCGATGAGCCCCTCTCCCGCGGAGACAGACACTCCAACGCCACATCTGGATACACCACATCTGAATAATGGAGCTCCGCTAATCAATACAGCCAAACTGGATGATTCGTTGTCCAAGGATAAATTACTGATTAATCTAAAACTCCAGCAATCTTTGTTAAAGGGTAACAAACTACTGATGAAGGTTTTCCAAGAAACGGTCATCAATGCTGGTTTACCCCCACTGGAGTTTTGGTCTACTAGAATTCCGCTGTTAAGAGCCTTTGCTCTATCCACTTCGCAAAAAGTAGGGCCCTATAACGTTTTGTCCACTATCAAACCAGTGGCCTCGTCGGAAAATAAAGTCAATGTTAACCTGTCAAGggaaaaaatcttgaacatttttgaaaactatCCCATTGTAAAGAAAGCATACACTGACAATGTCccgaaaaatttcaaagagcCAGAATTTTGGGCAAGATTTTTCTCCTCGAAATTGTTTAGAAAATTAAGAGGTGAAAAGATTATGCAAAATGACAGAGGTGATGTGATCATCGATAGGTACTTGACGTTGGATCAAGAATTTGACAGAAAGGATGACGATATGCTATTGCATccagtgaaaaaaattatagaTTTGGACGGAAATATACAAGACGATCCAGTAGTACGAGGTAATAGGCCGGATTTTACTATGCAGCCAGGTGTAGATATCAATGGTAACAGTGACGGGACAGTGGACATCTTAAAGGGTATGAATAGGTTAAGCGAAAAAATGATTAtggctttgaaaaacgaaTATTCCAGAACGAATTTACAGAGCAAATCGAATAATGCGaacgatgatgaagatgaagatagGGACGAAAGAAATGAACTAAAAATTGATGACTTGAACGAGAGTTACAAGACCAATTATGCCATCATACACCTCAAAAGAAATGCACACGAAAAAACAACGGACAAGGATACAGACGACGTGgcaccaaagaaaaaggcgGATTTGAATGTTTCTAACCAACAAATGCTGCAACAATTATCGTTGGTTATGGACAATTTGATCAATAAGCTAGACTTAACGCAAGTGGTTCCCAATAAAGAGGTGAGTAACGGTATCAACAAAAGAGTCATAACCGCAATCAAGATCAACGCTAAGCAGGCAAAACACAATAATGTCGACTCGGCACTCGGCGCTTTTGTAGGCACCACCTCTCAGGCAAACGAATCGGAAGTGAAAAGTGACCTCCCAGTAGACTTGTTAGAGAGTTGCAGAATGCTACACACCACGTGCTGTGAATTCTTGAAGCATTTCTATATCCATTTCCAAAGCGGTGAGCAAAAGCAAGCCGCCACCGTCAAGAAGCTTTATAACCATTTAAAGGATTGCATTGAAAAGCTGAACGAGCTGTTTCAAGATGTTCTCAATGGTGACGGCGAGCCTATGTCGAATACATGCACAGCCTATTTGAAGCCAATTCTAAACTCTATCACTCTTGCCACAGACAAATATGACGAGTGTTACGACGAGTATAACAGCTCGAACGGTGCTACATAA
- the SSF2 gene encoding rRNA-binding ribosome biosynthesis protein, with translation MAKRRQKKRTHAQVVPEQEKGIPKSMVIRVGQTSLANHSLNQLVKDFRQIMQPHTAIKLKERKSNKLKDFVVMCGPLGVTHLFMFTQSEKTGNVSLKIARTPQGPTVTFQVMDYSLGKDIKKFLKRPKSLNNDDVLNPPLLVLNGFSTSKKSDEDNQDVNVEKVVVSMFQNIFPPLNPARTSLNSIKRVFMINKDRATGEISMRHYFIDIREVEISRNLKRLYKAKNNLSKTVPNLHRKDDISSLILDHDLGAYTSESEIEDDAIVRVVDNQDVKAKQSQNSKPQKKSAETKDAKEEGEEEDVEMEEPKRQEPSQPTPRKKAIKLTELGPRLTLKLVKIEEGICSGKVLHHEYVQKSSGEIRELEKRHAAKMRLKEQRKKEQEENIAKKKAVKDAKKERKLERRKARAAEEGDGENKADAMSDDSSSSSEDEHYSDVPEDLDSDLFSEVE, from the coding sequence ATGgccaaaagaagacaaaaaaagagaactcATGCGCAGGTTGTACCTGAGCAGGAAAAAGGTATTCCAAAATCAATGGTCATTAGAGTCGGACAAACTTCTTTGGCCAACCACTCTTTGAACCAATTAGTAAAGGATTTTCGTCAAATTATGCAACCACACACAGCTATAAAACTGAAAGAGCGTAAGTCCAATAAACTCAAGGATTTTGTTGTTATGTGTGGTCCATTAGGTGTTACTCATCTCTTTATGTTCACACAATCCGAAAAGACAGGTaatgtttctttgaagataGCAAGAACTCCACAGGGTCCTACTGTGACCTTCCAAGTGATGGATTATTCCCTAGGgaaagatatcaaaaagttcttaaaaagaccaaaatcattgaataATGATGACGTACTAAATCCACCATTGCTAGTCTTAAACGGGTTTTCCACATCCAAGAAATCCGATGAAGACAATCAGGATGTAAACGTAGAGAAGGTCGTTGTTTCCATGTTTCAAAACATCTTCCCACCTTTAAATCCGGCTAGGACTTCATTAAATTCTATCAAACGTGTATTCATGATCAACAAGGACAGAGCAACGGGCGAAATTTCCATGCGTCATTACTTCATCGATATTAGAGAGGTAGAAATTTCGAGAAACCTGAAAAGACTTTATAAGGCTAAGAATAATTTGAGTAAAACGGTGCCGAATTTACATCGAAAAGATGACATTTCCTCATTAATCTTGGACCACGATTTGGGTGCCTATACATCTGAATCAGAAATAGAAGACGACGCTATTGTGAGAGTGGTTGATAACCAAGACGTCAAAGCAAAGCAATCTCAAAACTCGAAAcctcaaaagaaatcagCAGAGACAAAGGATGCTAAAGaggaaggagaagaagaagacgtaGAAATGGAGGAGCCCAAACGCCAAGAACCTTCCCAACCAACTCCACGTAAGAAGGCTATCAARCTTACCGAATTGGGACCAAGACTAACCTTGAAACTGGTCAAGATCGAAGAAGGAATCTGTTCAGGAAAAGTGTTGCATCACGAATACGTTCAAAAATCAAGCGGAGAAATTAGAGAATTGGAGAAGAGACATGCTGCAAAGATGAGACTCAAggaacaaagaaagaaagagcaagaagaaaacatcgCGAAAAAGAAGGCTGTCAAAGATGCTAAGAAGGAACGTAAgttggaaagaagaaaagctaGGGCTGCAGAAGAGGGCGACGGTGAAAACAAGGCCGATGCTATGAGTGATGACTCATCTTCGTCCAGCGAAGATGAACATTACAGTGATGTGCCTGAGGATCTAGATAGTGATTTGTTTAGCGAAGTTGAATAG
- the PIB1 gene encoding phosphatidylinositol-3-phosphate-binding ubiquitin-protein ligase, with amino-acid sequence MAIKEDCINNLARWQTDEEAQSCFQCKVNFSFLVRRHHCRCCGRIFCSSCTENFVNYNKKKVQVLQKKNSDAESPPYRTCNECYDNLLHLNLLVSSANKDPRLSQVANTNTPAALNDDDNEDTEIMEDTIDQDEPECGSSRNEEDKFCPICNADLAQFANDEETREHVEDCLQRAENAQQHTATSEAGNETAKESPTFQNRMLVYKIPPITANDENHVEIKECPICFEEMEPGEKVGRLECLCVFHYKCIKNWFHKKAQMTAAQKGNSSSFVKRNFCPFHDAVF; translated from the coding sequence ATGGCTATCAAGGAAGATTGTATAAACAATCTCGCTAGGTGGCAGACAGACGAAGAAGCTCAGAGCTGTTTCCAATGTAAGGtaaacttttcatttttagtAAGAAGACATCATTGTAGATGCTGTGgaagaatattttgttcttcctGTACCGAGAACTTTGTAaattataataaaaagaaggtcCAAGTTTtgcagaaaaagaatagcGATGCGGAATCACCTCCATACAGAACCTGTAACGAGTGCTATGACAACCTTCTACATCTAAATCTTCTGGTATCTTCTGCCAATAAAGACCCAAGACTATCGCAAGTCGCGAACACAAATACGCCCGCTGCACTGAACGATGACGATAACGAAGATACAGAAATCATGGAAGACACGATAGATCAAGATGAGCCAGAATGTGGAAGCTCTCgaaacgaagaagacaaatTTTGCCCCATTTGTAATGCCGATCTAGCGCAGTTTGctaatgatgaagaaacgAGAGAACACGTAGAGGATTGCTTACAAAGAGCTGAAAATGCTCAACAACATACAGCGACATCAGAAGCGGGAAATGAGACCGCAAAAGAAAGTCCGACATTCCAAAATAGAATGCTAGTCTATAAGATACCGCCCATCACAgccaatgatgaaaaccATGTCGAAATTAAGGAATGTCCCAtctgttttgaagaaatggagCCTGGCGAAAAAGTTGGGAGACTAGAGTGCCTGTGCGTTTTCCATTATAAATGTATTAAAAACTGGTTTCATAAGAAAGCGCAAATGACCGCAGCTCAAAAGGGGAATagctcttcttttgttaaaCGAAATTTTTGTCCTTTTCATGACGCTGTATTTTAA
- the RAD34 gene encoding Rad34p, translating to MVKRLLESGHHDEAKQKLRKNRQQEELFCDEEDVNDSFHELSQDEEEVLSDIDWEEIPLDGSITVTVANTHQNTETICRRKRKHKRKIFNYQRLKYGLHLVMIPFMLSLLETRMKWTTDERLNRRLRRSVPKLITKKFKVWGAKDQTSKTASLRTLLLGLVLWFRSNYKINSNGIRQNLNRLHYLMKYADNQEASPLSKSTYKHVFDNQQEFYGNRPLLNNDIEDIRNMAKKKMANRDILTLFFLIILNNILPGAKNLYLCFALPLHDYDIRCNKVKWQIEHGIGRVPNIFDTDLIQPYFWIELEVSSLSKDELYIIDPIAHLDESEIVLKTRKNQFVPNYQPPMDMKLNLTQRFHYVVHMEYTKGIIQDVSPRYVPNVCYRYFTLSDSSPILKSKHYISYQNISRWLKIWNRKKAPYHNDALMADIALSNFVLPKSVTEIKRTDNFIIPSILKSNEVLDLHAKPVSSIPEMNSLREPVFWKKDVILLKSKQHWAILGRSILPDARPLKRKKYLPMKERMGNNLDRYVIKELFSCEQTMKTPKYSNTYHDHFGYEHVVEDVSHFKNKFGNIEIYSIDNKPDGFELVALNKDDDVKGLIKKYNKAQKQAQRIKYLEVVSGFDFRQKQGHAIPKIENILVKESDYKLIQDLKSKTKLLKGLSLWDSLLTKLRVKDRLNADYGNLEKNDEVCDGH from the coding sequence ATGGTCAAACGCTTGCTCGAATCGGGCCACCATGATGAAGCTAAACAGAAACTGCGGAAAAATCGACAGCAAGAGGAGTTGTTTtgtgatgaagaagacgtaAATGATTCATTTCATGAATTAAGCCAAGATGAGGAGGAAGTACTGAGCGATATCGATTGGGAAGAAATTCCTTTGGATGGAAGTATAACTGTCACTGTAGCTAACACACACCAAAATACCGAGACAATATGCAGGCGCAAGAGGAAgcataaaagaaaaatatttaattaTCAGCGACTTAAGTATGGGTTGCATCTTGTAATGATTCCATTTATGCTATCTTTGTTGGAAACTAGAATGAAATGGACCACCGACGAGAGATTAAATAGACGTCTGAGGAGATCAGTACCCAAGCTGATTACCAAGAAATTTAAAGTTTGGGGTGCAAAGGATCAAACTTCCAAAACTGCTTCCTTGAGGACACTATTACTTGGACTAGTGCTATGGTTTCGTTCCAACTACAAAATCAATAGCAACGGTATCAGACAGAACCTTAACAGGTTACATTATCTCATGAAGTACGCGGATAATCAAGAGGCTAGTCCGCTCTCTAAATCCACATACAAACACGTTTTTGATAATCAGCAAGAATTCTATGGTAACAGACCATTGCTGAATAATGACATTGAGGATATTCGAAACATGgctaagaagaagatggcCAACAGAGATATACTGactttgttcttcttaaTTATCttaaataatattttacCAGGGGCCAAGAATCTTTATTTGTGCTTTGCTTTGCCGTTGCACGATTACGATATTAGGTGTAATAAAGTCAAATGGCAAATTGAACACGGAATCGGCAGAGTACCTAATATATTTGATACTGATCTGATACAACCGTATTTTTGGATTGAATTAGAGGTTTCTTCCTTAAGCAAGGATGAGCTATATATCATCGATCCTATAGCCCACCTGGATGAAAGCGAAATTGTTTTAAAAACTCGCAAAAATCAGTTTGTTCCTAATTATCAGCCTCCAATGGACATGAAGCTCAATCTGACTCAGAGGTTCCACTACGTGGTTCACATGGAATACACCAAAGGAATAATACAGGATGTTTCTCCGAGGTATGTGCCAAATGTTTGCTACAGATACTTCACTTTATCTGATTCTTCTCCCATATTGAAATCAAAGCATTATATAAGCTACCAAAATATTTCTAGGTGGTTGAAAATATGGAACCGAAAAAAGGCCCCCTACCATAATGATGCGTTAATGGCTGATATTGCGCTATCCAATTTTGTATTGCCAAAAAGTGTCAcagaaattaaaagaacTGATAATTTTATAATTCCTTCGATACTAAAGTCTAATGAAGTACTAGATTTACACGCAAAACCAGTTTCCTCGATACCCGAAATGAACAGTTTGAGAGAGCCtgttttttggaaaaaagacGTTATACTATTGAAGAGTAAACAACATTGGGCAATACTAGGCCGTTCCATTTTACCTGATGCCAGACCATTAAAACGTAAGAAGTACCTACCAATGAAAGAACGAATGGGCAATAATCTAGACAGATACGTTATAAAAGAATTATTCTCATGCGAACAGACAATGAAGACCCCTAAATACTCTAATACATATCATGACCACTTCGGTTACGAGCATGTGGTTGAAGATGTGTCCCATTTTAAGAATAAATTCGGCAACATCGAAATTTATTCAATAGACAATAAACCTGACGGATTCGAGTTGGTTGCACTCAACAAAGATGACGATGTCAAGGGTCTCATAAAGAAATACAACAAAGCCCAAAAACAAGCCCAAAGAATCAAGTACTTGGAAGTGGTGAGTGGTTTTGATTTCAGACAGAAACAGGGCCACGCTATTCCCAAAATCGAAAACATCCTAGTCAAAGAGAGTGACTACAAATTGatccaagatttgaaaagtaaaaCCAAATTACTAAAGGGGCTCTCCCTTTGGGATAGTTTATTAACAAAGCTACGGGTCAAGGACAGATTAAATGCTGACTATggaaatcttgaaaaaaatgacgaAGTTTGTGATGGCCATTGA
- the IPK1 gene encoding inositol pentakisphosphate 2-kinase, giving the protein MPAVKVIENDASSKNVVTMRIVGRGGANVLIEFGHPNWLWRCCVRWPHLLSANNAYTIDNIHYIKNNVEPLLHGLLCPMELIDVSTDILRPILDTFISELDDEVVKVIKIKNLASKVATNLIQNDHLLKSYCSRNFQTILLELKPKWIYYDTNYCRNCTHNALKGRKTEYCYNQLLMNSLHLETMLIDYERYPVEFKVTILEYLRNASNVFRVLYELQKKLSENAIPIKNLRSIRDIKDELLLLMTLRDVTCFIEWNNAGNTLSVHIVDVDLKPKKKWTHWTKTQRQIESGKKVLHTSNK; this is encoded by the coding sequence ATGCCAGCCGTCAAGGTCATCGAAAACGATGCCTCTTCTAAGAACGTAGTCACGATGAGAATTGTCGGACGCGGTGGAGCAAACGTATTGATTGAATTTGGCCATCCAAATTGGCTGTGGCGGTGCTGTGTTCGTTGGCCACATCTATTATCAGCAAATAATGCCTACACCATCGATAACATCCATTATATCAAGAACAATGTAGAACCTCTTTTACATGGTTTGCTTTGTCCTATGGAACTAATTGATGTGAGTACGGATATTTTAAGGCCCATTTTAGATACCTTTATTTCAGAATTAGATGATGAGGTAGTAAAAGTTATTAAGATTAAAAATTTGGCTAGCAAGGTTGCCACTAATTTAATTCAAAATGATCACCTTTTGAAATCTTATTGCTCACgaaattttcaaacaaTCCTTCTGGAACTAAAACCCAAATGGATATACTACGATACAAATTATTGTAGGAACTGCACACATAACGCATTAAAAGGTAGAAAAACCGAATACTGCTACAACCAACTGCTAATGAACTCACTGCATTTGGAAACGATGCTGATAGATTACGAAAGATACCCCGTTGAGTTCAAAGTCACGATACTCGAGTACTTGCGCAATGCAAGTAACGTTTTCAGAGTCCTTTATGAATtgcaaaagaaactttcAGAAAATGCAATTCCGATTAAGAATTTACGGTCAATTCGCGATATAAAAGACGAGCTCTTACTACTCATGACACTCAGAGATGTGACATGTTTCATTGAGTGGAATAATGCCGGAAATACGTTAAGTGTACACATAGTAGATGTAGATCTAaaaccgaaaaaaaaatggactCATTGGACCAAAACTCAACGCCAAATAGAATCCGGTAAAAAAGTACTTCATACTTCGAATAAATAG
- the OMS1 gene encoding putative RNA methyltransferase produces MVAFPRPSVCLLYWTRQPISKSVFLQSQRRLLSFTLSRHNDSHLNDDKNRKKLKNVFQTNSNKAVRKQKTKEDLARERFEEQLKSSNRFVRWGAIARSEKFSKGMTKYMIGAYVVFLIYGLFFTKKLFARDKELERLLKKQEEGNINEYETLRIKELRGKLRRRDELKLEEYEKMREEGVENFDDVYVQSFDQNKLNEQILPARDTTNFYQGKASEYDKAINMEEKVIFLGKRRKWLMKHCQGDVLEVSCGTGRNIKYLDMSHINSITFLDSSENMMDITHKKFRNKFPKYKKAAFVVGKAENLVDLATKGKSPQENETSKQVKYDTIVEAFGLCSHEDPVKALNNFSKLLKPDGRVILLEHGRGQYDFVNKMLDNRAEKRLNSWGCRWNLDLGEVLDDSDLELVEEKRTHLGTTWCIVAKRKGDVKKKSELGFVEKYLQSSIRKRMESFEGDNGTESKQQHEPVSSINKN; encoded by the coding sequence ATGGTTGCATTTCCACGTCCCTCTGTATGCCTTTTATATTGGACTCGACAACCGATATCCAAAAGCGTATTCTTGCAATCTCAAAGACGGTTGTTATCCTTTACACTTTCTAGACATAATGATAGTCATCTCAATGACGATAAAAATAGGAAAAAGCTGAAGAACGTGTTCCAAACCAATAGTAATAAAGCAGTacggaaacaaaaaaccaaagaagacCTGGCAAGAGAAAGGTTCGAAGAACAATTGAAGTCGTCCAATAGATTTGTCAGATGGGGTGCTATTGCAAGATCTGAAAAGTTCTCGAAAGGGATGACTAAGTACATGATTGGTGCCTATGTCGTCTTTTTAATTTAtggtcttttctttacaaaGAAGTTATTTGCCAGAGATAAAGAGCTGGAAagattgttgaagaagcaaGAGGAGGGAAATATTAACGAATATGAAACGTTAAGAATTAAAGAATTAAGGGGCAAgctaagaagaagagatgAACTGAAGTTAGAAGAGTACGAAAAGATGCGAGAGGAAGGTGTTGAAAACTTTGATGATGTGTATGTACAGAGTTTTGATCAGAACAAATTAAACGAACAAATATTGCCAGCTAGAGATACGACAAACTTTTATCAAGGGAAAGCTAGTGAATATGATAAAGCAATCAATATGGAAGAGAAGGTAATATTTCTTGGtaaaagaaggaaatggTTAATGAAACATTGCCAAGGTGACGTTTTAGAAGTGTCTTGTGGGACTGGCAGAAACATCAAGTATCTTGATATGTCTCACATCAACTCGATCACCTTTTTAGACTCATCTGAAAATATGATGGACATCACGCATAAGAAGTTTAGGAACAAGTTCCCGAAATACAAAAAGGCTGCCTTTGTTGTTGGGAAAGCGGAAAATCTCGTAGATTTAGCAACGAAAGGTAAGTCCCCTCAAGAGAATGAAACCTCAAAGCAAGTCAAATACGATACAATTGTGGAGGCCTTCGGCTTGTGTTCCCACGAGGATCCTGTAAAGGCGTTGAATAATTTCAGcaaattattgaaaccAGATGGGAGGGTTATTTTACTGGAGCACGGTAGGGGCCAATACGATTTTGTGAATAAAATGTTAGACAATAGAGCCGAAAAAAGGTTGAATTCTTGGGGCTGTAGATGGAACCTTGATTTAGGAGAAGTATTGGATGATTCTGATCTAGAGTTGGTGGAAGAAAAACGGACGCACTTGGGTACCACTTGGTGTATTGTTGCTAAAAGAAAGGGAgatgtgaaaaagaaaagtgaaCTTGGGTTTGTGGAGAAATACCTACAGTCGAGTATAAGAAAGAGAATGGAGTCATTTGAAGGGGATAATGGCACAGAGTCTAAACAGCAGCATGAACCGGTTTCTTCTATTAATAAAAACTAG
- the HIM1 gene encoding Him1p, protein MVVIKNTFTDNILLFGSSGLAGEGILENLLDINFYIKNVSDLQDKLDSLTEIKENVVLDKHIFCINRKSVTEKKSFIKTIDYVNMKSIIWKGGRYYLRTRREDETKRETCNSNTFCYDDFEEGIFRNSRDKEEKGTFSFAYNRKQFGYALHYACGKDESFKIKYSFTVTQLVIPQSESWPRLLPQIFSGTQMLERFDVYNKYYVSDRSLPSLDDIGTMVSALGSTTARVRKSQVPSSFVDYHLSFNLAQEFVNTTDKKLIVITSFNNDFLSRTLEYFRIKAKLENDLEEALPNKLKELIILRPGPMCGQHGNPVHVQMDIQECPTFSERLFYYPRYILKYKQQCISEARKVGLRTRLSEVIASGIYRMPGSALLGYSVPVSKVSYVTALMAIGKKSKEAGPKVEVINSYQIDMIA, encoded by the coding sequence ATGGTTGTTATCAAAAACACTTTTACAGACaatattttgttatttgGATCATCTGGTTTGGCAGGAGAAGGTATTTTAGAGAATCTGTTGGACATTAACTTTTACATTAAGAATGTGTCTGATTTACAAGATAAGCTTGATAGTTTAAcagaaataaaagaaaatgttgtGCTAGATaaacatattttttgtattaATAGAAAAAGCGTCACtgagaaaaaatcatttataaAGACCATCGATTATGTGAACATGAAATCAATTATTTGGAAAGGTGGAAGATACTATTTGAGAACTAGAAGAGAGGACgaaacaaaaagagaaacGTGTAACTCTAATACATTTTGTTACGATGATTTCGAAGAGGGAATCTTTAGAAATTCCAGggacaaagaagaaaagggcACATTTTCCTTTGCCTATAATCGGAAACAGTTTGGTTATGCTTTACATTATGCTTGTGGAAAAGATGAAAGTTTTAAAATCAAGTACAGTTTTACCGTAACGCAATTGGTTATTCCTCAATCTGAAAGTTGGCCAAGACTACTTCCACAAATTTTCTCAGGAACGCAGATGTTGGAAAGGTTCGATGTTTACAACAAATATTATGTATCCGACAGAAGCTTACCTTCCTTGGATGATATCGGCACCATGGTGAGTGCTTTGGGCTCTACTACAGCTAGAGTGCGGAAAAGCCAGGTGCCAAGTTCCTTTGTGGATTACCATTTGTCTTTCAATTTAGCACAAGAGTTTGTAAATACGACAGATAAGAAACTGATCGTTATAACTTCCTTCAATAATGATTTTCTTAGCAGAACATTGGAATATTTTCGAATTAAAGCGAAATTAGAGAACGATTTAGAAGAGGCTTTGCCAAATAAACTAAAGGAGCTTATAATTTTGCGGCCAGGTCCAATGTGTGGGCAACATGGGAATCCTGTACACGTTCAAATGGATATACAAGAGTGTCCAACTTTTTCAGAAAGGCTTTTCTATTATCCTCGCTATATTCTGAAGTATAAGCAGCAATGCATTTCTGAAGCAAGAAAAGTTGGTTTACGAACAAGGCTAAGCGAAGTAATTGCTTCGGGTATTTATAGAATGCCAGGATCTGCATTATTAGGATATTCCGTTCCAGTCTCAAAAGTTTCGTATGTTACAGCTTTGATGGCAATtgggaaaaaaagcaagGAAGCAGGGCCTAAGGTGGAAGTTATTAATAGTTATCAGATTGATATGATTGCTTAA